TCTTTCTAAGTGGGGAAAGGTGGTAGTGCTACTTACGTCTAAGAAAAGGCATTCTAGTGTTGAATGCTCTAATTGTTACATTTTTCCAGATGTGTGACCAAAATTGGtctgtggggtgtgtgtgtgtgtgtgtgtgtgtgtgtgtgtgtgtgtgtgtgcatgtgtataaaaGATGGAGAATTCCTATCACCAGGTTCAGATGAGTTATACCCCCAAGGGATAGAAATGACAAATGTAATTATGTTTTCAGAACTAGATGTTGCTTGTAAAGGTAAACTGGAGACACAATTAATTGGCTCCAAGTAGGTTACATTTTTAACTTCTGGTGAGATTCCCCCGAAATGGCTTTAACTCTTCcacctcatttccttccttcaatGCTGCTCAGGAACATGTTAGAATCTTGTCTATGTTTCCCTTCTGCTCTCGATGTGTTTCTAGGATTATGAAAAAGCACTCacatcatagaattttagatttagaaGATCTTTACTTGGATAATCTaaactccttattttatagatatggaagaTGGGTCCCTAGGGGGATTGATTTACTCAATGTCACAGATAGCAAATGGCAAATCTAGGAGAAAAGCCTAAGTTTcttaacttcaaatccagtgctctatggCATACATTCCCTGCTGCAAAATAACCCTGTCACATCTGCCTTGGGGCAGAGGAGAATTAGCATTGCTGGCTAATCAATTAGAGATAATTGCACATATTATTAGCAAATAAAAATCATACTGGAGGCTACATAGCTTCTTAGgcaatggaaaatggaaaatttgcCCCACAGTGCCATCTAGTAGGAAAGGATTAAAATATGGAATCACTATTTCTTCACACATCAGAAACCTACTTATTCTGTTTAGCCCCCCATTTAAACAtgattatgttttgttttcttactattAGATGGTTATAAAATTTGTCTTCCCAAAAGGCAAGTTTCACCAGAACtgaaactttattttcttctccccgCCTTAGAGGCAGCTCAGTGCTGGATATCCAGCAGAGAGTCAAGAAATGTGCAGGATAGAGTAGAGTAAAATTTGGTTTGACTACTGATTCATCTAACTCTATAGAttcttttagtttccttttctttaaaatgagtgaCTAGATCATCTCTgactcccagctctaaatctatgatcctacatcCCTCAGCATGGTAATgaggtataatagaaagaatatcaGATATGGAATCAGAAGGTCTGTGTATGGATTTTCTATTTACTAATCTGCATGACATTAGACAAATCAGTTAACCTCTCTaatctttcactttctttctctgccAAACGAAGTTTGCCCAGGATGATCTCTTGCTTTGAATCTAATGATCCCATCTGCTCCCTGAATTGAGCATCATTTTCCCAAAAAGATAACCCCATACTTTCTATTTCATACCATCTGGTAAAAATAGAAGGCAGGATATGTGCTGAAGGCTATGTGTAAATCACACCACTGAAACTAAGAGTCACAGCACTCTTCAACTTGGCAAAATCGTCTGGCAGATGGATCAAGAGGAGGGATGTTGAGGGACAGAAATTGTCTTCTCTGTTCGGTGGTTAttttgctgtgtgaccttaggctaGTCACCCACTGAGTCTCCTTGGCTTGGATTAACCCTAAATGGcacagataaaatatttttttcttcctcagccCAGGCCATATGGTTTTGAGATGTGTATAGCTACCCTGACTCTAAACCCAGTGCTATACCATATTATCACTCACAATTTTCAAGGTGTTTGTTAAcaattcaaattaaatttcataaagaaaaaaaatcagaaattcgTTCACTTCCATAGCAGCCCATCCTATTTATAAACTTAGCTTTAAGGTAAATATAGATAGGGTGAGTGTTCAGCCAACCCAAGACATTCTTACCAAAGGTTTGGTCAGTAGGTGGTCAATATTTTATGTCATTTAGTTCAATATGACAAACAATTATTTCAAAttagtcagcaaatatttattaattcttctatgtgtcaggcactgtgctaagtatataCCAAGAAAGGTATAAGACAGTCCTGTCTTCATGAAGTTTACTTCGTATTAGGACAATAGGATAAGGATAGGATAAAAATAACTGTTTCAAGAGGGGAAAGGGTCAGAAAAGGCCTCCTATATACACAGGGACATCTGGACTATGTTTTAAGGAATCTAAGTACACTGTGAAACAGAATGGAGGAATGAATATGTTCGAGAGAATATCTAGTAAGCTGGTTTGCCTGGAATGATAAGTAGATGAAGTAGTTAAtatgaaataaagctggaaagacaAATGGAAACGAAGAACATGGAGAGCTATAAACATCAGGCTGAGGATTTTGTACTTTATTCTAGAAACAGTAAAGAGCTATTGGGGAAGAATTCATGGTCACATACTAGCAAAGGAAGGACATGGTCAGACgggtgctttaggaagatcattttggcagttgTATAGAGGGCGGATTGGAGAGGGGAGTGACTGGaaacaggaagaccaattagaagaCTTGCAATAACCAGTGAAGCACCCTATCAActagggaggaaaagagggatggATGCAAAGGAGGTTTTTGAAACAGAATTAAGATTTATAAACTCTAGGCTACAAGATGTGGAAAAGAGTTAGTGACTTTTGCAGGTGGTCTCAGCTGATCCTCCAGCTTGTACAAGATAAGCTAACAATCTTTTTGAAAAAGCAGGCTGTCCCAATTTTACACTCATCTGGCATTGACTTGACTGCAGTCAAGACAGATTAGAAAGGACAAGCAAGAAATGTCTACCATTAATGGAAGATTCTGTGTAGGAGGATGGAAATACCCACAGAGTACTTTAAATAGTAGtgttgttcttattgttgttattatttcacaTCCCTCTAATTATTGGGAAGTTCCTCCCAAGATGTGTTAGGAATCTGCTTCCCTGTAactttgctcatcatttctagtCCTCTCCCTGGATTATCTGGGACAAGTATAGAGCAAGTAGATTAATCACTCACTaggaatttttaagaatttaaagaaagatgtgttttctttcacaatatgactaatatggaaataggatTTTGCATGACTGCGGATGTAGAACCCATAGCAAACTGCTTACTGACTTAGGAAGCCCgacaaagaaagggagggaaagaatttggaactcaaaattaaaaaaaaaaatcttaaaaaccaCTTTTagatgtaattgggggaaaatgaaatattcaaaaaagaaaaaaaaaaaaaaggaatttaaggcTCACACTCTGAAACCTTGCCTGTCTACAATCCAGCTCCTCTATAGGTCGAGAGCCCCAGACCTCCCTCAACATACCGATTGccccctttttcttccccctcacTTCACTCGCgatttgattttgcttttttctccaaGAAGACGCTCCCCTTCCCACGCACCCCCACAGTCTCTGCCCCAGGCCTGCGTCCCCGGTACCCTGGCCCCTCCTCAACTTTCTACTAGCCTATTAAAAAACCTGGAGACTTGCCTCCCGGGACCACGCGGAAGGCTCCGGCCGCGGGCCACGTGTCCGCAGCCGGCCGGGGAGTGGGCAGGGGCCTGTGGCGTGCGTGGAGAGGGGGAGCACGTGGTGCGCGTGGGGATGGGAGACTGCGTTGCTCGCGCGGGGGGAGGGCCGTGTTTCTCACTGCGGTCCGGGGAGGAGAGGGCCGCGTGGGACGAGGGAGAGGAGATATAGGACGGCTGGGCCGTAGCTAGCTTGAGCCATGGACTCCTGGGACCCGGACTCCAGCCAAGGGCCTTTCGGCCCGGGAGAGCCCAGGGACCCCTCCTCTGCTGGGCACAGGTGTGGAAGCAAAGGTGGAGGGAAGCTTCAGCTCCTGGGATAAGGATAGGGAAGCAGCACGGGGATTTCGCCCCTCTCCCATTCCTCCGCCCAAGCAGAGCTCTGCCCTTTGGCTCGACCCCCAACATCTGTTGCCCCCCAAGCTCCCGCTTGCTTAGCCTGCAGGGCGGCCATTCCAGATAGCGAGCCTTCTCCCAGATACTGTTACCTCAGTGCCCTGTCCCTAACCTCAGATAGCTAGCTGCTAGTGCTCACCCCCGACCCCCATTCTTCCTCCCTCAGTGCACTTGGGGAAGGGGCGGGAAGGTGGCAGGATGGGTAGGCACGGGAAACAGGgcggggtgggggagaggaagtGAAGGGAGGGTTTACATAGAGCCTGGGAGAGGAGGAGGTCACTCTGGACGCTTGAGGTGATTAATCTACGGCCATCGCCTCACACCAAAAAGCTACAGACTTACCCTATTTGGGGGTCTGGCTGTTAGCCTCCCGGGGCTCCATAGCCTAACTCGGGGTCTAAGCGGGCAGTTTTAATGGCGCtgtttgtgtttttccctttcctcttcttctccctggCTCCTCTTCCCAGCTCCCCGCGGGCCAGGGTCTGCGCCTCAGAGGGCGCGGGGGGCTCCGGAGCGGCCCCGGAGATGGCGGAGGCGTTCACTGTTGCCCAGGTACAGATCCGAAAGCAGAATGCTATcactgagagagaaagaaggtgaggGCTCGCCCTTGTGCAGGGGGAGGGCCAGAGAACAGCCTTGGGTCAATTTATCAGTCATCCCCGCCAGGTCCCTTAGGGaggagaaaatatagaaattctACTCTTTGACTGTGTCTTAAGCAGACAGGAGAACggatttttatcttctttgccAAAAGGATTAGCTCACAGATTAGGAGACACCAGGGATTTCAAAAAGTCTCCGCAATCCTGGACTTGAAGATGAGGAGGATGAGTGGGTGGTGCTCTATTAACGGGACCGCTAGCACCCAGAGGCACCGAGACGTCGGCGCTCCCCGCCTTCTTTGTCCTGGTCCTACCTCCCACACATAACTGTTCGCTGGTggctttgcctcagtttttttcaaacTGTAGAATGGCAGTCAATTGATAATTTTAACTTTCTTCCACCAGTTTTAGaattgacaaatggttaaagTCCTTGAAATTTTTTCCTGAAGTAATCACTTGTTGGGTCTGAATGGCTACGTCTGGGTATTTGGAAATTCTGGTGTTTAAAGAAGCCTCGTAGGAGTGTCCTAGAGGATTCCTTGACTatcttggagaagggagggaatctACCCTTTTTATTGACTACATAGTTCCCCTATTAATTACATAATAGCGAATTAGGACTCATGGTGTAGAAGATAGTAAACTAGCCTAAAGGAGACCTCCATTAAATCCTGGCACTAATATATCGGCTAtaggaccctgagcaagtcatctaaCATCTTCATGCTCCTGGGCAACTCACTGGGATGACAGGTTACAAAACAGTTACTTATCTTCAGTGATTGAGGGAATTTGCTCCAAGGGAACTCCCAATACTGaggaaatcataggtctagaccaggggtcctcaaactacagcctgtgggccagatgcggccttaAGCGGCCCacgggttatagcaaatgggccaaggggcggagacagagtgtgagtttttgtttatactatagtccggcctcccacagtctgaggtgAACTGGGCctctgtttaaaaagtttgaggacctcAGATCTAGACTAACCAATCCCCAAAATACAAGGTTAGGGTGTTTAATTTGTGGTCAAGGTTAAGGAGTCATTCTTTGGACATGTAATGGAGCTAACTGACTCAGACCCACAAAACTAAAACAGCATCATACCCTGTAGGACCAAGTGAACTGAGCACTATCAAGTTATAAATATTCGTATTTCCATTTGTATGTCTCAGTTATTTGCCCAGAGGAATGAGACTCAAACACGGATTATTTCTTTATATGGGGATGGGGATGCTTGTGCTTGGGTATAAAACAGGAAACGGATCTCTGTAAGTTGTGAGCGGCTCCGGATCCTGCTGCCCAAGTTTGAAGGTCGTCGAGAGGACATGGCCTCCATCCTGGAGATGGCTGTTCAGTATCTAAAGCTTGCTCGGACTCTTGTGCCCACAGAAGAACAGAGCACCGTGAGTTTATAATTGCTGTGTGATGTGTCCCAATATGGGGAGCTAGGCCTCTCTGCATCAGGAGAGGAATGATGTGTTTTTAGGGTTTGAATCTTCAGTCCTGATTATTAAATTACAATTTATCATCATGGCTGATGCCCAGGGACCAACACATCATTTCTTTCAAATTGCAGAATGTTTCCACTTTCCCTCTGTGTGGAAATCTTCCTGTAGATTCTGCATATATTCCAAAAAGACTTCATTTCAGAGGATCTTGCTGTTTCCTACTCCCATTGCCAAGGTCCTGCTGGGGGTGTTGGCTCTGTGCATGAATGTTTAAATTACAGATTCTCGCTCCTTCGGAGGAGGTATGTCAGAAGTGGCAGAAGAATGTGTTGATTCCAAATACCAGAAAGCAGATTCCAGAGATGAGAACCTTTGATACATCCAGGTTAATATTTCAGCATTTAATAacgtttttctttgtttccttcctccctcccccttcccctcattCCAGGATAATGTAACTTATTTAAAAGAATGGGGACTGGACAGGTGATTTCAATGGTTATGATAAATGTCTCTACCAAAAGCAGGTTGGTgccttttctgcaatttatagggTTAGTTGTCTGAGGAGCTAAGAGGTGAATTGACTTGCTTAGTCACCTATtaatatgtatcagaggcaggacttcaacccaggtcttcctgcttTGAGGCTATATCCATTATGTCATCATGCCTTTCAACACATTTATAAAGCTGATGAAATTCCAATGCACTATTATGCCTTTTCAGATTAATTTGTAATATAGTGGAAAGGACTCTAGATTGGGAGCCAGAAGCCTTAGCCTTGCACATGTACTTACTTTTGTGACttgaaaattttacttttacCTACATCCACTCTTTTGAGAGATTTGAAGATAGTTTGTTAAGTACAAATTACTAAATAAATCTTTCACAAAGTTCTCTTTGAATCCCTTGCCTGTATAGGGAGGTGATTCTGGTTTTTCATGTTTTATGTCAACCAACTGAAAAGCATGACCTTCTAGTCTGAAGATTCTTTGAATGTGGAGTCTTTTGTTCAAAGACCAGCTTAGCTAGAAGTAGAGAGGCTTATGACCATGTGAACATAAGCTATGTTTTGTATTTTAGACAGCTCTTGCTGTGTGTAGTGGAGGAGGAATTGgaaatgattggatcatttctaCAGGCTGTAATGTAATTTCAAGTTTGGGCCCCTTTACATGGCTAGGGATGTGGATAAGAGGGGGACCATGTGGTAGAAAACACCACATATGTACTGAATGTACCTATGTTAGCTGTAGAGCTTTTTTCTAGACTCCATACTGTGGTCTGTTCTTCACAGTTCTAGGCAAATTGGAAATTCtgttagaaaatttattttggatCAGTCATAAATTTAGAGTATCTTTCATTGGTCAGACAAAGGGGATCACTAGGTTGCCCGGCCACTGCTGTGGAAACTCGTAAACCAGCACTGACGTTGGGTGAGCCTGTGGATAAAGCCTTGGAAGGCACATATTCTGTTTTTGAAAAAGGTAAGTCAGGAGCTAAGTCTATGGGAAACCTTTTCCTTTCAACTGCTTCCTCCTTCCATtatcttcactctctctctcattttattctttttgtctac
The DNA window shown above is from Sminthopsis crassicaudata isolate SCR6 chromosome 2, ASM4859323v1, whole genome shotgun sequence and carries:
- the SOHLH1 gene encoding spermatogenesis- and oogenesis-specific basic helix-loop-helix-containing protein 1 isoform X1, which translates into the protein MDSWDPDSSQGPFGPGEPRDPSSAGHSSPRARVCASEGAGGSGAAPEMAEAFTVAQVQIRKQNAITERERRKRISVSCERLRILLPKFEGRREDMASILEMAVQYLKLARTLVPTEEQSTILAPSEEVCQKWQKNVLIPNTRKQIPEMRTFDTSRQRGSLGCPATAVETRKPALTLGEPVDKALEGTYSVFEKGLSDSAPLPQDLNLSDIPVRSCGTNPSLPWPLLLPPAFPLETSTGGKWPSLAGLCPGEAVSQAQLLKNTHEPSDVLLDTRSVSESEVEDEMPFLLGAHTDRWLGEQGSQDAKGSGTQNCSITTSLTLDAKTGSQDELLAKSDLEFLPEPESCLPESQRSILDHLEFDSTSVALTPQEEVDSIFPYLFPYEL